From Medicago truncatula cultivar Jemalong A17 chromosome 7, MtrunA17r5.0-ANR, whole genome shotgun sequence, a single genomic window includes:
- the LOC25498355 gene encoding G-type lectin S-receptor-like serine/threonine-protein kinase At1g11300 — translation MDFSYCAYLFSVVFILCCYLVHVSVGIDTITSSQFIKDPETLISKDGNFTFGFFSPKNSTNRYVGIWWKSQSTIIWVANRNKLLNDSNGIVTISEHGNLVVLNGQKQVVWSSNVSNITTNTSSHFSGFGNLVLLENTTGNILWQSIQQPSDTFLPNMKVSINKRTGKSLKLTSWKSPSDPSVGNFSCNSVERQNIFEVFIWNETRPCWRSGPWNRGVFTGIQTMKAAYLNSFQGEDDGEGNIVIFYTLANDREITIYHLNSQGIFEEIWWDDKNKEMKVTWKSQNTECDVYGLCGEFTSCNSLSSPVCSCLKGFEPRNTREWSRNNWTGGCVRRRPLQCERISNKTTGFFKLQMVKVPDFAEGLAVAPDKCKILCLENCSCVAYSHHDVIGCMSWTRNLLDIQQFQSGGLDLYIRLSYVEPNLYKTIFIASTVIIATLIIVICAYITWRRSSNHPANSSDNIIGEMSQDKLQELLKFDFQKVATATNNFDLSNKLGQGGFGPVYKGKLQDGREIAVKRLSRASGQGLDEFMNEIVVICKLQHRNLVRLIGCCVEGDEKMLMYEYMPNKSLDAFIFDPSKNKLLDWRTRHNIIEGIARGLLYLHRDSRLRIIHRDLKASNVLLDEELNPKISDFGMARIFGGGEDQANTRRIVGTYGYMSPEYAMQGLFSEKSDVFSFGVLLLEIVIGRRNSSFYDDEHNLSLLGFVWTQWSEDNILSLIDQEIYDHSHHNYISRCIHIGLLCAQELAKDRPAMAAVISMLNSETASLPPPSKPAFILRESMLNSKLPEECQNGCSINNVSITDISGR, via the exons CTCAATCTACAATCATATGGGTTGCAAACAGAAACAAACTACTGAATGATTCTAATGGGATTGTCACAATATCTGAACATGGAAATCTTGTGGTATTAAATGGACAGAAACAAGTTGTTTGGTCATCAAATGTTTCCAACATAACAACAAATACAAGTTCTCACTTTTCGGGTTTCGGTAACCTTGTGCTTCTGGAGAACACAACCGGAAACATTTTATGGCAGAGTATTCAGCAGCCTTCAGATACATTCCTTCCAAACATGAAAGTTTCAATCAACAAAAGAACGGGTAAGAGTTTAAAACTCACATCATGGAAAAGCCCTTCTGACCCCTCTGTTGGCAACTTCTCTTGTAATAGCGTTGAACgccaaaatatatttgaagtgTTTATTTGGAATGAAACTCGACCATGTTGGCGCAGTGGTCCTTGGAACCGTGGGGTCTTTACAGGGATACAAACAATGAAAGCTGCATATCTTAATAGTTTTCAAGGTGAAGATGATGGAGAAGgaaatattgttatattttatacgTTAGcaaatgatagggaaataacGATCTATCACCTGAATTCACAAGGAATATTCGAAGAAATATGGTGGGATGATAAGAATAAAGAAATGAAAGTGACATGGAAAAGCCAAAACACAGAATGTGATGTTTATGGTCTCTGTGGAGAATTTACAAGCTGTAATTCATTGAGCTCACCGGTATGCAGTtgtttgaaaggatttgaaccCAGAAATACTCGTGAATGGAGTAGAAACAACTGGACTGGCGGGTGTGTTAGGCGGAGACCTTTGCAGTGTGAAAGGATCAGCAATAAAACTACAGGGTTTTTCAAACTACAGATGGTTAAAGTTCCAGATTTTGCTGAAGGTTTAGCAGTTGCACCTGACAAATGCAAAATCTTATGTTTGGAGAATTGCTCTTGTGTTGCGTATTCTCATCATGATGTGATTGGCTGTATGTCTTGGACCCGAAATCTACTTGACATACAACAATTCCAAAGTGGAGGACTTGACCTATATATTCGTCTATCCTATGTAGAACCGAATTTGTACAAGACAATCTTCATCGCAAGTACAGTGATAATTGCAACTCTTATTATCGTCATTTGTGCATATATCACGTGGAGAAGGTCATCAAACCACCCAG CTAATTCTAGTGACAACATAATTGGAGAAATGTCCCAAGATAAACTACAAGagttattaaaatttgattttcaaaaagttgCAACTGCCACAAACAACTTTGACTTGTCAAATAAACTTGGTCAGGGTGGTTTTGGTCCCGTATACAAG GGGAAACTGCAAGATGGTCGAGAAATAGCAGTTAAAAGGCTTTCTAGAGCATCTGGACAAGGGTTGGATGAATTCATGAACGAAATAGTGGTGATTTGTAAGCTTCAACACCGTAATCTTGTAAGACTTATTGGCTGTTGTGTTGAAGGTGATGAAAAGATGTTGATGTATGAGTATATGCCAAACAAAAGTTTGGATGCATTCATCtttg ATCCATCAAAAAACAAACTCCTGGATTGGAGGACACGGCATAACATTATAGAAGGAATTGCTCGAGGGTTGCTATATCTTCACAGAGATTCTAGGCTAAGAATTATTCATAGAGATTTGAAGGCAAGTAATGTTCTGTTAGATGAGGAGTTGAATCCAAAAATATCAGACTTTGGTATGGCTAGAATCTTTGGAGGAGGTGAAGATCAGGCCAATACTAGAAGGATTGTCGGAACTTA tGGTTACATGTCTCCCGAATATGCAATGCAAGGATTATTTTCAGAGAAGTCAGATGTTTTTAGCTTTGGTGTATTGCTACTAGAGATTGTTATCGGGAGAAGAAACTCAAGTTTTTATGATGATGAGCATAATCTTAGTCTTTTAGGATTT GTATGGACACAATGGAGTGAAGACAATATTTTGTCTCTAATAGATCAAGAAATATATGATCATAGTCATCATAATTATATTTCAAGGTGCATACATATTGGACTATTGTGTGCACAAGAACTTGCCAAAGATAGGCCCGCTATGGCTGCAGTAATTTCTATGCTTAACAGTGAAACTGCATCACTTCCTCCTCCTAGTAAACCTGCATTCATCCTGAGGGAGAGTATGTTAAATTCAAAGTTGCCCGAAGAATGTCAAAATGGCTGCTCCATCAATAATGTCAGTATTACAGACATCAGTGGCAGATAG